The Nematostella vectensis chromosome 6, jaNemVect1.1, whole genome shotgun sequence region TCTAACGTAAGCAGTTTAAGTGGTGTACTACTCTTTAACAAATCCTCAGTAATTAATTCccccgcgcgtctaaaaacaAGGACGCTTTTTTACATTTCTAGTTTTTTAGGCAGTACCTAAGGATAGGAATAAATGGTTGTTTTCCGATACAACCCAATTTCCTGAAGGAAAAAATTCGGTTCTTTTCGTTTTTCCTTCCCTATACCTTCCGTTGGAAAAGCGAAAAGCCGAAGTTTTTTCAAACAGTCGGTTGAGAAATTCAAACTCAATGTGTTGTTAGAAAAAGCAAAGATTGTTTTCTTGAGGCAATTCACAGAACCGGCGGGGGATCGATGGATTGCCGTATTTGCCGATACAATGCACAATGAGTTTTAATTTAGTCCCCTGGAGAGAGCCAAGCCCCCTAAGAATAACATACTATGCCAAATTGATAGGGAATAAGAAAACCTTTTGTCCGCGtaagaaaatatcaaaaacaCCGATTTCTTTTGCGAAGTTTGGCGTCTCTTAGTTGCATAAAGAGTGTTTAATGCGTAGAAAACACCTTGACGCATTCAGGTGGCATCGTGCGTTATCTATTGACTTATAATCCGTAAACCTGCATGCGAAACTTATAGACTCTACTAAATatatttgttctcttttagAAATTTCTTTCATCAATTGCAAACACTAAATGCAAACGTAGTTATGGAAACAATGCGATGGGGGATATCATTCAAGAAAAAACCCTAGATGAATCACAGTACTTGATATGAAAAGAAATAGATACAAATGATACATGAAGTCACGCATCAAAATATTCTTATAACAAACAGTAAGCTTTTTATTTGCATTCGAATAAAAACCTTAGCTAACTACGCTTTCAgaacaaatataaaatacgTGATATCTATTATTTGGAATTAATAGAAAGATATACCAAATTAGAGCCCTCAAATTACGCATCTATACTTGCAAGTTTGCGAGGTAATAGATGGTAATTAGGCGAATCAGAAAACTTTGTCGGTTGTTTAAGTTTATTATGCTGcgttttcaaaatattataGTTGCGACACTAAGATTTCGACTTCAACAAATCAATGATTTTATCAGAAATGCGGATAAAAACACGGCTTAAATTTAGTTGCAAGCTCGAAAATTCGCAAAACCGTGTCATGCCGATAACTACCCATTCACGACTGATCTCAAATCTTATCTAAGTTCTCAAACATTTTGTACAAGTGAAACGATCAAAATTTGATTGTGAAAATATTATTGTAATTTCAAACCTTTGTCAAACCTTTAAAGTAAAACCAAAACTATAAATGGGCTCTACagccccccaaaaaataatttaaataataCATTATTTCTcgctagatttttttttactaaaccAGTTTCTTTCTCGCAAGAAGTAGTTTATTTTAAGGCAGGATATTATTCGTCAAAATTACCCAAAAAGCATTTACACACAGTGCTCTTTATAATCCCAAATTCTATGGGGTAAGTCACATAATAGAATATTCTGCGAAACGCATTTTCATATTCAATAACAACATGTAATTAGTGCGTTCCTCCCCCTTCCTTCAAACAATATAATTCGCGCCAAAATGGTGACGAATCGGCTTCAATTTCCTAAGAGAAAACgtttttataaagaaaactTTAGTGAAAAAAGGATGTTGAATGATGCTTTAATTGCGAGGTAATCTGTTATCAGGCACTAGACCTAATATAACCACGATAAGATCAATCAATGAACTTTTGAAATGAAAGAGATGCGATGAAGCTGCTTACATATTTCATCGATTGCACTTCAAATCAAATTCGCgtgcaacaaaaaaaatcagttcTTTAAACTTACAATGGAATTATGCTATTAGCAAATTGTTGGTGATTGATAGGGTAATCATTTATTGGGACTTCAAGCGGTTTACATAGTGTGGCAGGTTTGATATATCTCTTCTAATATTGTGTTATTGTCAATGCGTTGACAGCTCTGTTGGTCTGTGTGTCTATGAGAAGAGCTTGTGTGTGTCACCATAGAGGGAGGCAAACCGTTTAACAGGAAATAATTTACAAGTGCACTCATTAAAAACCCGTACAGTATTCCAACATTTTCGTTAAGCTAGGGTGCAATACGGCCTGAAGTAGCCAAATCATCAGAGTTTTTTTAAGTTTCATTTAATGCACGAAACACACAAATTTTTCTCGCACGTGTTTCATCTCCGCGAAACCTTTTCGCCATTGTTCTCCGCCAACACACCATATCAATCTATCTATAGTGTTTCTTTGTCAGTAAAAATCGACCAATTGGGGATATCTGGTGAATGCTCGTGTGTGGCGGGTTGTTGTTTCGTATTTGAGCAGCACGCATTAGAGTAATAAGTCGCTCGTGTAGTAGCTTGATTACTTCCCGCCGCCATGTTCATAGCTTGTCTGACGAGTCTTTCTCGGTTTGAATAGCGAGCTGAGTGTCTGCAGTGGGAAGATGGCATCTGCGACTTGAGAAATCAAAATGAAGTTGATTgcctttctttattttccGGCCTAACAACAGTTCCTTCTGTTTCGTTTAGTTCTTGAGCATCAAGCTTCATTCATCACTTTCGAATACAGTCAATACGCGACAACTACCCGAAAGGGTGCATTAAATACCTTATTGGGCGCGCGCAATCGTCTTATCGAATTAAGATACTTGAAATAAACCGGATTCTAAAAGGTACAATTATTCATTGTACGTACAATGAACTATAATTATGAGGCAAAGAGGTTTTTAAAAGTAGCAAAAGGTGCAAGCTTGACAAAAAGAGACAGAAAAAAGGGAGGTTAAGGACAGTACACAATATTAGATTTAAAGCAAGTCCCTTTTCTCTACCATGTCCTCTCCTTCTCCAAGCCCCCCTCTtcgagaaaaaaaggaaagacaaaaataattcTTGGTTAAAAAGACTCTAAGTATTCATAGGTAGTTGACTATTAATATAAAATACTGgctttatctatgctttgtaaCATTCCTCTTCACAGAAAATACGCCCGGGGGACATTGAGAAACACTTAAACGTTTAATTTATCAAACCGCACATCTCAAGCATctctttataattttttttaataattaaataacCTCCAAACTTTTCGCAATTATGCCTGCACTCAAGACAACCAGAAAATAAACAGGACGAAGCATCAATACCCTGTTTGTCAAAATCTCCTGCTGCCATAGTTAGGCAGTTCCTTTCCCTGAGAAATAGCAAACATTGCCGACTCAAGCTTAACAAGTAATTTTTCAAGATCCTCTGGCCTCGCTTCGATGCGACTCGACAAAAGTCGCAACAAAAAGTCGTACGACGAAGGTCGTGTGTTCATAAAAGAACCGGGTCGCAAATAGCACACGTATCGACGGAACTGTTGACAGGATTCATCGTCTGTTTCTCTAGATACTGAACGCTCACTACAGAGTTTTGACGTTGACTCTAACGATAACCGCCTGTCGCGTGTCGTATGAAAGCAGTCATTCGTGTCGTCTGTCGCGTGTCGACAGGCTGTGGGGAAACTCGTCGTCGTGTGTTGATCTGTGCAAGGAGCTTCCGGTGTGGCCACTAAATTTGAGAATATCTAAAAGCCAAAAAAcacgttttgaaaaaaaaatcgatagGGATCGTAGCCAACGCAAGTTTGGCTCTAGTCCCGTGCGAAACGATCATGGAGCACTAAAGCCATCAGTGAAGCGCCACGTATTACAAAGCGATTCCTGTCTATTAAAATACTCAGCATAATTTCAGACGTTTATTTTGGGATTCGTGTGGTTTGCCGTTAGGCTAGAGGGGCTGGGGAGAGGGGACAGCGGGTGACGTCATATCATCAACCACAGGGAGCACAATACATTACAGGAAACCCGAAAAAACGCCATCGGCAGATTTGCAATCGCGTCTACCTTTTTGACCAATCAAATACGGGAGGAAGAAAAAGGGGTAGAGTACATTCAGCAATTAGTTtcttagccaatcaaataGATCGTTGAATATGCCAAAATTAGTAGCCTCAGGCTTTGCGGGCGGAAGGGGATTTCGGTCGGTTGTTGCGTAAGCTGGAAGCCTAGCCTAGCGCTAGCTGGAGATATCTAGTAATGTGTTATTTTAACAAGCATATCGCCTTCCGTAGCCTACCTCTGCGCAGTTATTCCATCGCTCCTTGCGCACGGACCTCTTTTTCGCGGGGATGGCAGCTTTGCCTTCGAGCATTTCGGGGTCGCGGGATGCCCACGAGCCGAACGCAGCGGTCTTGCAAAAGGTCCCGTATGTTCGTGGGTCACGTGTCTCGCGTAACTCTTCGTCTGTCCAGGGCACGCCGGCTTCTCGTCTCTTTGACTGACAAGCTTgtgcacaggaagcccaatcaCTCCACAGTGGCAGTGTATTATGAGTATCAACAGCTTCGTCGGTCGTTTGACTCAGAGCTTCTTGAAACCTTCAGAGGAAAAAAGGCGGAGTGTTATAGAATGTGAGAAAAGTGATAAGGCTTTAACGCATCGACCATAAATACGACTAAGAGGGTGACGATACCACAAAAATTGTATATTTTACAATTTGCAATGTTCTACGTATGAGCAAagttttcgtaaaaaaaatagttgtcATGACTGATCAAAGTCCGTTTGCCGAGGTTGAAATTCAGCCAGCTACGAATCAACATATTTGATTGACGGAAGATCATTTGCAGTTTGAACGTCTAGACTGTCTATTGGGTAGACGCATTGTAATACAAACGGCGGTAATACGTGAAATTTCGGCGCCACTATTTTTGTGAATTTTGTGCTTTTCGTAACATCTGATAAAAAGTAAGGTCTTTTCTCTTGCAacttctttaaaaaataattgtttgTCAGTTTGACacctttatttttgcaaatttcatcaaacttttttaaaacgcaggaaaaaaacttgtttcacACGGAACGCAATACTGGCAACCAAAAAGTGCAGCGATGAAGAGAACGTTCGCCTCTCGAAGATCGCCAAATCTACAAAACATTCCATTTAGGTATGGTTCGACCAATCAGCAACAAGGAGGATTCAAACTACGCGAACTGACCAaactttctttattttgttttcttatctCATTTTTAATAGCGGGCATGTCACTGCATCTTTGTGCCAAAGTTTGTCCGGCCGTTAAGGGATATAGGGACTTTAAGATACAGCGACGACAGTTGGGATATCGTAAGAATAAAACAACtttagccttttttttattgccaATAAAAAACTTCTGGCATACCTACACGGTCAAAGTCCATTGCCAATTTGAAAATGTACGAGCCTTACCGCTTGCTATTGTCGTTTTTATCGTCAAGCCCGTAGCAGAGCTTAACAGCCATCAAAATGTACGCCATTGCTGCCAACTCATAATCATTTCGCTGAAGTGTTTTgccaaacacagaaaataACGGCGTCAGTATCTGCATAAGCCTGTGTACAAATCCGTGGATAATTCCTAAAACATAGAACTATAAATCAGAGTGAGCGTAAATAGAGCTGTTTGGGCGAGGAAATGCTCTATGCATTTTTAAACTGATTTGGAAATTTAGCACGATTTTTTGAGAGTTGAGGTTCCTGGTGTCTCTTTACCAAACTTGTGACTATTTTTAGATATCATTACCGTACATCGAACAGAGAAATACACGGTTTTGTTTTGTAGTCTTATGCAAACTGTACCAGCATCGATGTATTTGATTATTATAACCAGAAAACTATTTTAGTTTATAGTTTTTTGTCA contains the following coding sequences:
- the LOC5520966 gene encoding TATA box-binding protein-associated factor RNA polymerase I subunit B isoform X2, coding for MLAEIEFDNNISRAIEKKKKPGRPRLPREKGKPWLMQEAIQFILKAQVKFLVSEGIQPELKDIVGQIWFAYLRKKKLAFFENPPSPSEILKKGRQHESKRNKNRKKELSDTESELPELCSEFDEESCYSGDKPTKAEEKTEDLLFSDSDTEDDKSGDENIGSLNSNSRQNKSLCLRTTVAIIYLALLQLNEPTFLSDIIRWIKEGSFPYFGGTRFLPNYMKLSHSDSRALSLNCVPMRQHVLMNARSIARTLNIKSFPQQDLKIYISRYILDLNLPGIIHGFVHRLMQILTPLFSVFGKTLQRNDYELAAMAYILMAVKLCYGLDDKNDNSKRFQEALSQTTDEAVDTHNTLPLWSDWASCAQACQSKRREAGVPWTDEELRETRDPRTYGTFCKTAAFGSWASRDPEMLEGKAAIPAKKRSVRKERWNNCAEIFSNLVATPEAPCTDQHTTTSFPTACRHATDDTNDCFHTTRDRRLSLESTSKLCSERSVSRETDDESCQQFRRYVCYLRPGSFMNTRPSSYDFLLRLLSSRIEARPEDLEKLLVKLESAMFAISQGKELPNYGSRRF